The following coding sequences are from one Danio rerio strain Tuebingen ecotype United States chromosome 21, GRCz12tu, whole genome shotgun sequence window:
- the si:dkey-163m14.2 gene encoding proteinase-activated receptor 1, which yields MKKKTILFLILQAHICLFSNVGAEDATTDQPVYLTAHHEDPRTGPPGRSFAIKQVYVTNTYEPIDMEEALPNSNSSNSNKPTKEIVFLSYAIEKPEVSQSKKAHPCNDTDQKCNRTTIVEKFKISDDAVEFLKGPLVTRFMPSFYIFIVLISLPLNALALVTFTCRIREKKPAVIYMSHLACVDLLFALLLPLKIHYQLNASDWLFGEAACRVLTAAYYCYMYCSILLMMCMSVDRLLAVVFPVASLTWRNARKASLICALVWLLALAGTVPLLLMRQTFQIEDVGVTCHDALIHNNPKDQQYLYVFFILSCFYYFVPLIITIVSYSTIIYVLRAKSNRLSKSPSWLKKRRRAAIMLIAMLSEFMVCFAPINGILLYHCIRLAVGGNSGEGDSSYSAYMLAVCLGSASVFLDPLLYYYGSSQCRQKISSLFWWKKSKALLSKGSRSGSSFVSIEYTKASVKM from the exons ATGAAGAAGAAAACCATCTTGTTTTTAATTCTACAAGCGCATATTTGTCTCTTCTCTAACG ttgGAGCTGAAGATGCAACAACTGATCAACCAGTTTATTTAACTGCTCATCATGAGGATCCCAGAACAG GGCCCCCTGGACGCAGTTTTGCTATTAAACAGGTCTACGTAACCAACACCTATGAACCGATTGACATGGAGGAGGCATTACCAAACTCGAAttcctcaaattcaaataaacCCACAAAAG AAATTGTGTTCCTTAGTTATGCCATCGAAAAACCAGAAGTGTCTCAGTCTAAAAAAGCACATCCATGTAACGACACTGATCAGAAATGCAACCGGACAACAATCGTGGAAAAATTCAAAATCTCAGATGATGCCGTTGAGTTCCTGAAAGGCCCGCTGGTCACCCGCTTCATGCCGTCCTTCTACATCTTCATCGTCCTCATCAGTTTGCCTCTGAACGCTTTGGCTTTGGTGACGTTCACCTGCAGGATCAGAGAAAAGAAACCAGCTGTGATCTACATGTCTCACCTGGCGTGTGTGGATCTGCTCTTCGCCCTGCTGCTGCCTCTGAAGATCCACTACCAGCTGAacgcttctgattggctgtttggtGAGGCGGCGTGTCGTGTGCTCACTGCAGCGTATTACTGCTACATGTACTGCTCCATACTGCTGATGATGTGCATGAGTGTGGACAGACTGCTGGCCGTGGTGTTTCCAGTCGCCTCTTTAACCTGGAGAAATGCAAGGAAAGCCTCGCTTATATGCGCATTAGTCTGGCTGCTGGCGCTCGCTGGTACTGTGCCACTACTATTAATGAGACAAACATTCCAGATTGAGGATGTGGGCGTCACATGCCATGATGCGCTGATTCATAACAACCCTAAAGATCAGCAATATTTGTATGTGTTCTTCATCCTTTCGTGCTTTTACTACTTCGTACCACTCATTATCACCATAGTGAGCTACTCCACCATCATATATGTGCTCCGTGCAAAGTCCAACCGATTATCGAAATCTCCATCATGGTTGAAAAAACGACGGAGAGCTGCGATTATGCTTATCGCCATGTTGTCTGAGTTTATGGTGTGTTTTGCTCCAATCAACGGCATCCTGTTGTATCACTGCATTCGATTGGCTGTTGGAGGAAACAGTGGCGAGGGAGATTCATCTTATAGTGCATACATGTTGGCTGTGTGTTTGGGGAGCGCAAGTGTTTTTCTGGATCCTCTGCTATACTATTATGGCTCGTCTCAATGCAGACAGAAGATCAGCTCTCTGTTTTGGTGGAAAAAGTCAAAAGCCCTCTTATCAAAAGGAAGCAGGTCAGGATCCTCTTTTGTAAGTATTGAGTACACTAAGGCGTCAGTTAAGATGTAA